A single region of the Halorussus gelatinilyticus genome encodes:
- the sucD gene encoding succinate--CoA ligase subunit alpha: MSVLVDSDTRVVVQGITGGEGKFHAEQMMDYGTNVVAGAVPGKGGQEVDGVPVYDTVHEAAREEDADASVVFVPPAFAGDAVFEALDAPLDLVVAITEGIPTQDMAKVNKRLSEVDTRLIGPNCPGIITPGESKLGILPGNIFESGDVGLVSRSGTLTYQVVSNLTDRGIGQTTAIGIGGDPIIGTDFIDALELFENDPDTKAVVMCGEIGGEDEEEAAQFIAENMDTPVAGFIAGRTAPPGKRMGHAGAIVSGSGTGTAQSKIDALNDAGVPVGDTPNEVADHIEDFL, translated from the coding sequence ATGAGCGTTCTAGTCGATTCCGACACCAGAGTCGTCGTACAGGGCATCACCGGCGGGGAAGGCAAGTTCCACGCCGAGCAGATGATGGACTACGGCACCAACGTCGTGGCCGGCGCGGTGCCGGGCAAGGGCGGCCAAGAGGTCGACGGCGTGCCCGTCTACGACACCGTCCACGAGGCGGCCCGCGAGGAGGACGCCGACGCCTCGGTCGTCTTCGTCCCGCCCGCGTTCGCGGGCGACGCCGTCTTCGAGGCGCTCGACGCGCCGCTCGACCTCGTGGTCGCAATCACGGAGGGCATCCCCACGCAGGATATGGCGAAGGTCAACAAGCGCCTCTCCGAGGTCGATACCCGACTCATCGGTCCGAACTGTCCGGGCATCATCACCCCCGGCGAGTCGAAGCTGGGTATCCTGCCGGGCAACATCTTCGAGTCGGGCGACGTCGGTCTCGTCTCCCGGTCGGGCACCCTCACCTATCAGGTCGTCTCGAACTTAACCGACCGCGGCATCGGCCAGACCACCGCCATCGGCATCGGCGGCGACCCCATCATCGGCACGGACTTCATCGACGCGCTCGAACTGTTCGAGAACGACCCCGACACGAAGGCGGTCGTCATGTGCGGCGAAATCGGCGGCGAGGACGAGGAGGAGGCCGCTCAGTTCATCGCCGAGAACATGGACACGCCGGTCGCGGGCTTCATCGCGGGCCGGACCGCACCGCCGGGCAAGCGCATGGGCCACGCCGGAGCCATCGTCTCCGGTAGCGGCACCGGCACCGCCCAGAGCAAGATCGACGCGCTGAACGACGCCGGCGTCCCGGTTGGCGACACGCCGAACGAAGTCGCGGACCACATCGAAGACTTCCTGTAG
- a CDS encoding HAD-IIA family hydrolase, whose product MKGVILAAGIGSRLRPLTLQKPKSCIEVDGTPILAHQLRAYADAGVTDVTVVAGYLADDVRALCEAVGEARPELDVTVRESEVFANTDNMYSLYLTREDVAGEPFVLTNGDVVFEPELLEDLLDAPAGSAVATDAETFSEEAMKVTVGDDRVTHIAKDVAEDVAYGVSTDAYRFSADFSEMLFEELTRTIEREGDYGDWTEAAIDRLVGDRDHDVGVADVSGRRWVEIDDFEDLRTADRRFASLSSLGEKEAIFFDLDGTVYLDDDLVEGADELVASLREAGVDVYFLTNNSSKWKDDYADRLSNLGIPAVPEDVLLSTDGVLQHLRRTDPDGVFVLGTETMADALADHGVDVVTDPEPGEDAPDTVVVGFDTELTYEKARKATLAIRDGATFLLAHPDTVCPTAEGFVPDCGAIGAMIETATDRSPARVFGKPNAEMVAPILDAEGYAPEAVAVVGDRLETDVRLAENVGCESVCVLSGDATREEVEASDRSPTMVAPSVAALREFVAPTPERESGERVSSGDEPVASPDGGEEPTGE is encoded by the coding sequence GTGAAGGGGGTAATCTTAGCGGCCGGTATCGGGTCTCGACTCCGACCGCTCACGCTTCAGAAGCCGAAGTCTTGCATCGAAGTGGACGGGACGCCGATTCTCGCGCACCAACTCCGGGCCTACGCCGACGCCGGCGTGACAGACGTGACCGTCGTCGCGGGCTATCTGGCCGACGACGTGCGGGCGCTCTGCGAGGCGGTCGGCGAGGCCCGGCCGGAACTCGACGTGACCGTCCGCGAGAGCGAGGTGTTCGCCAACACCGACAACATGTATTCGCTGTATCTGACCCGCGAGGACGTCGCGGGCGAGCCGTTCGTCCTGACCAACGGCGACGTGGTGTTCGAACCGGAACTGCTCGAAGACCTGCTGGACGCGCCGGCCGGGAGCGCCGTCGCCACCGACGCCGAGACCTTCTCCGAGGAGGCGATGAAGGTGACGGTCGGCGACGACCGCGTGACCCACATCGCCAAGGACGTAGCCGAGGACGTCGCCTACGGCGTCTCGACCGACGCGTATCGCTTCTCGGCGGACTTCTCCGAGATGCTGTTCGAGGAACTGACCCGGACCATCGAGCGCGAGGGCGACTACGGCGACTGGACCGAGGCCGCCATCGACCGCCTCGTCGGTGACCGCGACCACGACGTCGGCGTCGCGGACGTGTCCGGGCGTCGCTGGGTCGAAATCGACGACTTCGAGGACCTCCGGACCGCCGACCGGCGGTTCGCCTCGCTGTCGTCCCTCGGCGAGAAGGAGGCGATTTTCTTCGACCTGGACGGGACCGTCTATCTGGACGACGACCTCGTGGAGGGGGCCGACGAACTCGTCGCGTCGCTCCGCGAGGCGGGCGTGGACGTCTACTTCCTGACGAACAACTCCTCGAAGTGGAAGGACGACTACGCCGACCGCCTCTCGAACCTCGGGATTCCGGCCGTTCCCGAGGACGTGCTCCTCTCGACGGACGGGGTTCTCCAGCACCTCCGGCGCACCGACCCGGACGGGGTGTTCGTCCTCGGCACCGAGACGATGGCCGACGCGCTGGCCGACCACGGCGTCGATGTCGTGACCGACCCCGAACCGGGCGAGGACGCGCCCGACACCGTCGTCGTCGGCTTCGACACCGAACTCACCTACGAGAAGGCCCGGAAGGCGACCCTCGCAATCCGGGACGGCGCGACGTTCCTGCTGGCCCACCCCGACACGGTCTGCCCGACCGCGGAGGGATTCGTGCCGGACTGCGGTGCCATCGGCGCGATGATAGAGACCGCGACCGACCGGTCCCCGGCCCGCGTCTTCGGCAAGCCCAACGCCGAGATGGTCGCGCCCATTCTCGACGCCGAAGGGTACGCGCCCGAGGCGGTCGCCGTGGTCGGCGACCGACTGGAGACCGACGTGCGACTCGCCGAGAACGTCGGCTGCGAGTCGGTCTGCGTGCTGTCGGGCGACGCGACCCGCGAGGAGGTCGAGGCGAGCGACCGGTCGCCGACGATGGTCGCGCCCTCGGTCGCCGCGCTCCGCGAGTTCGTCGCGCCGACCCCGGAACGCGAGTCCGGCGAGCGCGTTTCCTCCGGAGACGAACCGGTCGCGTCGCCGGACGGCGGGGAGGAACCGACCGGTGAGTGA
- a CDS encoding sugar phosphate isomerase/epimerase family protein, giving the protein MSEGERRDDADPRTVRRGYVTQTHTGAVPWDDALRAASRIGFDFAELYLDGATERTRIDPNAVGSLAAEADLDLLVHLPFVDLEIGSPRDPVREGSLSEQRACIEVASEMGAEKAVLHAGTSARPPEWELDEIAPHLLDSVRVLDRFAADRDVEICVENLPGVPFTVHHLDRVFAETEASATFDTGHARVDGLDAEEMADFLDAHGDRVSHVHVNDAREDADEHVPTGSGTTDFETALAPLREGWTGTVSVEVYTFDFDYLELSAEKLDEFL; this is encoded by the coding sequence GTGAGTGAGGGCGAGCGGCGCGACGACGCCGACCCGCGCACCGTCCGCCGCGGGTACGTCACCCAGACCCACACCGGCGCAGTGCCGTGGGACGACGCGCTCCGCGCGGCGTCACGAATCGGGTTCGACTTCGCGGAACTGTACCTCGACGGCGCGACCGAGCGCACCCGAATCGACCCGAACGCGGTCGGGTCGCTGGCGGCCGAGGCGGACCTCGACCTGCTGGTCCACCTCCCGTTCGTAGACCTCGAAATCGGGTCGCCCCGCGACCCCGTTCGCGAGGGGTCGCTCTCCGAACAGCGCGCCTGCATCGAAGTTGCCAGCGAGATGGGTGCCGAGAAGGCGGTCCTCCACGCCGGAACCAGCGCCCGGCCGCCCGAGTGGGAACTGGACGAAATCGCGCCCCACCTGCTGGACTCCGTCCGAGTTCTGGACCGGTTCGCGGCCGACCGCGACGTGGAAATCTGCGTCGAGAACCTGCCGGGCGTCCCGTTCACGGTCCACCACCTCGACCGCGTGTTCGCCGAGACCGAGGCCAGCGCGACCTTCGACACGGGCCACGCCCGCGTTGACGGACTGGACGCCGAGGAGATGGCCGACTTTCTGGACGCTCACGGCGACCGAGTCTCGCACGTTCACGTCAACGACGCCCGCGAGGACGCCGACGAACACGTCCCCACGGGGTCGGGGACCACCGACTTCGAGACCGCGCTGGCACCCCTGCGCGAGGGCTGGACGGGCACGGTCTCGGTCGAGGTCTACACCTTCGACTTCGACTATCTGGAACTCAGCGCCGAGAAGTTGGACGAGTTCCTCTGA
- a CDS encoding zinc ribbon domain-containing protein, translating to MNLALRLLMACFVITAPTLLFLGLMRGLEKMRDDALLLALAERDDTPQDVSSAAAEALDKGPIRADGHGGDRGSNGADAAPVAVPTADEFTCSTCGVSNMAGARYCQGCLGELNR from the coding sequence ATGAACCTCGCCCTCCGACTACTGATGGCCTGCTTCGTGATAACCGCGCCGACGCTCCTGTTTCTGGGTCTGATGCGCGGACTGGAGAAGATGCGCGACGACGCGCTCCTGCTGGCGCTCGCCGAGCGCGACGACACGCCACAGGACGTGTCGAGCGCGGCCGCCGAGGCGCTGGACAAGGGACCGATTCGCGCCGACGGTCACGGCGGAGACCGCGGTTCGAACGGTGCGGACGCCGCCCCCGTCGCCGTGCCGACGGCCGACGAGTTCACCTGCTCGACGTGCGGCGTGTCGAACATGGCGGGCGCGAGGTACTGTCAGGGCTGTCTCGGCGAACTGAACCGGTAA
- a CDS encoding NADPH:quinone reductase, with protein sequence MRAVRYHEQGGPDVLTVEDVERPDPGDGEVRVEVRAAGVNPVDTYFREGSYDPPELPMIPGSDFAGVVDAVGDGVTDFAEGDRVFGTGLGNDRQGTYAEFAVAPTDRVARLPDGADFAAGAAVALVGVTAWRALVDHAGLDPAETCLIHGGSGGVGHVAVQLADSMGARVVTTASEEYHAQLEELGADAPVEYDREDLADVVVEAAGRPDVILDHRLDQYLDFDAEVGTQGVRVVGIGNTEPAAGFENVAAARGKEMELRLMSMFNTPDMAAVLRKLARLLEAGDLEPRVSKTYDLDHAADAQKAVLRNSFLGKLVIEP encoded by the coding sequence ATGCGAGCAGTTCGCTACCACGAGCAGGGCGGCCCGGACGTACTGACGGTCGAAGACGTCGAGCGACCCGACCCCGGCGATGGCGAGGTTCGCGTCGAGGTCCGAGCGGCGGGCGTCAACCCGGTGGACACCTACTTCCGGGAGGGGAGCTACGACCCGCCGGAACTCCCGATGATTCCGGGGTCGGACTTCGCGGGCGTCGTGGACGCGGTGGGCGACGGGGTGACCGACTTCGCGGAGGGCGACCGCGTGTTCGGCACCGGACTCGGCAACGACCGGCAGGGGACCTACGCCGAGTTCGCCGTCGCGCCGACCGACCGCGTGGCCCGACTGCCCGACGGCGCGGACTTCGCCGCGGGCGCGGCGGTCGCGCTGGTCGGCGTGACCGCGTGGCGCGCGCTGGTGGACCACGCCGGACTCGACCCGGCCGAGACCTGCCTGATTCACGGCGGGTCGGGCGGCGTCGGCCACGTCGCGGTCCAACTCGCCGATTCGATGGGCGCACGGGTCGTCACGACCGCCTCCGAGGAGTACCACGCGCAACTCGAAGAACTGGGCGCGGACGCCCCGGTCGAGTACGACCGCGAGGACCTCGCCGACGTCGTTGTCGAGGCGGCGGGCCGCCCGGACGTAATCTTGGACCACCGCCTCGACCAGTACCTCGACTTCGACGCCGAGGTCGGCACGCAAGGGGTCCGGGTCGTCGGCATCGGCAACACGGAGCCAGCGGCCGGATTCGAGAACGTCGCGGCGGCCCGCGGCAAGGAGATGGAACTCCGTCTGATGAGCATGTTCAATACGCCCGACATGGCCGCCGTCCTGCGAAAGCTGGCGCGACTCCTCGAAGCCGGGGACCTCGAACCGCGGGTCTCGAAGACCTACGACCTCGACCACGCCGCCGACGCCCAGAAGGCGGTCCTGCGCAACAGTTTCCTCGGCAAACTAGTGATAGAGCCGTGA
- the hisH gene encoding imidazole glycerol phosphate synthase subunit HisH: MNVTIVDYGVGNLRSLRRGLERADADVAVTDDPEVIADAEAIVLPGVGAFEECMRNSAPFHDVLREAAEDTPIMGICVGLQLLFTESEEGAPAGETVEGLDLIPGRVERLPREEVKVPQMGWNEVSVERDHPLAAGIEDGDYAYFVHSYCAAADDHTVAACDYGFDFAAVAANDAGNVMGTQFHPEKSGETGLRILQNFVDYAERYREPPAGTAAD; the protein is encoded by the coding sequence GTGAACGTCACCATCGTCGATTACGGCGTGGGCAACCTCCGGAGCCTCAGACGGGGCTTGGAGCGCGCCGACGCCGACGTAGCAGTGACCGACGACCCCGAGGTAATCGCCGACGCCGAGGCCATCGTCCTCCCCGGCGTGGGCGCGTTCGAGGAGTGTATGCGCAACTCCGCGCCGTTCCACGACGTGTTGCGCGAAGCCGCCGAAGACACCCCGATTATGGGCATCTGCGTCGGTCTCCAGTTACTCTTCACCGAGAGCGAAGAGGGCGCGCCGGCGGGCGAAACCGTCGAGGGACTCGACCTGATTCCCGGCCGCGTCGAGCGCCTCCCCCGCGAGGAAGTCAAAGTCCCCCAGATGGGCTGGAACGAGGTTTCGGTCGAGCGCGACCACCCTCTCGCAGCGGGCATCGAAGACGGCGATTACGCCTACTTCGTCCACTCGTACTGCGCGGCCGCGGACGACCACACCGTCGCGGCCTGCGACTACGGATTCGACTTCGCCGCGGTCGCGGCCAACGACGCGGGCAACGTGATGGGCACGCAGTTCCACCCCGAGAAGAGCGGTGAGACCGGTCTGCGCATCCTCCAGAACTTCGTTGACTACGCCGAGCGGTATCGGGAACCGCCCGCCGGGACCGCGGCGGACTGA